ATTCGGCTGTAATATGGCAGGTTGTTTTTATGGGAATTACTGCTTTAATAGTTGCTGTAGGAGTAGAAGAAGGAATAGAAAAGTTTTCAAAAATACTAATCCCTTTACTTTTAGTAATAGTTATTATATTGGATATAAGGGCTATAACCCTTCCAGGAGGAAAGGCTGGTCTTTCATTTTTGTTTAAGCCAGATTTTTCAAAGCTGTCAAAAGAAGCAGTATTAGC
This Tissierellales bacterium DNA region includes the following protein-coding sequences:
- a CDS encoding sodium-dependent transporter, which translates into the protein MGITALIVAVGVEEGIEKFSKILIPLLLVIVIILDIRAITLPGGKAGLSFLFKPDFSKLSKEAVLA